A DNA window from Selenomonas sp. oral taxon 126 contains the following coding sequences:
- a CDS encoding AAA family ATPase, protein MLLQFSCSNYKSIKEKIDFSMKASSDTSMLDRTKKYNGSNILRMAAIYGANGSGKSNFVSAIAFAQNMIANSVRNQPGEPIPLRPHKLSSEDMPSSFEFQFVIENVRYAYGFSILDGEINEEYLYHFPNQKQSRIFERKGLTLTFGRTYQKPFALAMRALKENRLFLSCAANFSSVPETENVFLFFQQGLLLYKTAIDEPSMNNWMEHSIEAMNEDPKVKEAFMRVLAYLGTEVKGVETKLETVDLSKMNDKIPEPVRALLEDQGHEIRSVRARLIYEKFATDLMSEESTGIKKLFQIICPFIEILSTGRILICDELETGLHENIVTQLIKLFYANAPEKFAQLIFTTHDTNLLDLELFRRDQIWFTELNEDRATDLYSLVELRNVRKNENVSARYIEGKYGAIPMLNEELINSVIESDVTV, encoded by the coding sequence ATGCTGTTGCAGTTTTCGTGCAGTAACTATAAGTCGATCAAAGAGAAAATAGATTTTTCCATGAAGGCGTCAAGTGATACCTCGATGTTGGATCGGACAAAGAAGTATAATGGCTCGAACATTCTGCGTATGGCGGCCATCTATGGGGCGAACGGATCGGGTAAGAGCAATTTCGTTTCCGCAATCGCCTTTGCTCAGAACATGATTGCCAACAGCGTTCGGAATCAGCCGGGAGAGCCGATTCCTCTGCGTCCGCACAAATTGAGCTCGGAGGACATGCCGAGCAGCTTTGAGTTTCAATTTGTGATTGAGAATGTTCGTTATGCCTATGGGTTTTCGATTCTCGATGGTGAGATCAACGAGGAGTATCTATACCATTTCCCGAATCAGAAACAATCAAGGATTTTTGAACGCAAGGGATTGACACTTACCTTTGGTCGCACATATCAAAAACCCTTTGCGCTTGCTATGAGGGCGCTCAAAGAAAATCGTCTGTTTTTGTCTTGTGCCGCAAATTTTTCCTCTGTACCAGAGACAGAAAATGTTTTTTTATTCTTTCAGCAGGGACTTCTCCTTTATAAAACAGCAATCGATGAACCTAGCATGAACAATTGGATGGAACACTCGATTGAAGCGATGAATGAAGATCCTAAAGTCAAAGAGGCGTTCATGCGTGTGCTGGCATATTTGGGTACGGAAGTAAAGGGGGTTGAGACAAAGTTAGAAACTGTAGATCTTAGCAAAATGAATGATAAGATTCCGGAGCCGGTTCGTGCTTTGCTGGAAGATCAAGGACACGAAATCCGATCTGTTAGAGCACGCCTAATTTATGAAAAATTTGCAACAGATCTGATGTCGGAAGAGTCGACAGGAATCAAAAAATTATTTCAGATCATATGTCCGTTTATTGAGATTCTAAGCACGGGAAGGATACTGATATGCGACGAACTGGAAACGGGGCTGCATGAAAATATTGTGACACAACTGATCAAACTGTTCTATGCAAATGCGCCCGAAAAGTTTGCGCAGCTTATATTTACAACGCATGATACAAATTTGCTCGATTTGGAGCTGTTCCGCAGGGATCAGATTTGGTTCACGGAACTTAATGAAGATCGTGCAACGGATCTCTATTCCCTTGTGGAGCTCAGAAATGTTCGGAAGAATGAAAATGTATCCGCGCGATATATCGAAGGGAAATATGGCGCTATTCCCATGCTGAATGAAGAGCTTATCAACAGTGTTATTGAGAGCGATGTGACGGTATAA
- a CDS encoding class I SAM-dependent methyltransferase, translating into MPKSAQFFPAPEEAETEQGVDLRLFVCPYCGMMQLDGAPVPYYREVIRATRVSPEMRAFRVQQFRDWIARYHLEGKRIIEIGCGGGEFLSMMEEAGADVQGIEYSETLVRQAAAEGLRVHQQFLEEGAEEIPGAPYDAFYILSFLEHNPDPCAYLRRIARNLTDDAVGIVEVPDVDMVLREHLYSEFIQDHLLYFTEDTLRRTLEHCGFEVLACSSIWHGYVLSAEVRKRRAPDVSGFLAQQDRVTKSVDAFLSEMEGRGLRTAVWGAGHAALADLSLLGMVGRIDVVLDSADFKQNKLTPATHIPIVAPSVLREGKIGAVLVMAGSYSSEIVRLLEEQYPHVVRAVLEHDGVRRA; encoded by the coding sequence ATGCCGAAATCGGCGCAGTTCTTCCCCGCTCCCGAGGAAGCAGAGACGGAGCAGGGCGTGGATCTGCGCCTTTTCGTATGCCCATACTGCGGCATGATGCAGCTGGACGGGGCGCCTGTCCCCTACTATCGCGAGGTCATTCGCGCGACGCGCGTCTCTCCCGAGATGCGTGCGTTCCGCGTGCAGCAGTTCCGCGACTGGATCGCGCGCTATCATCTGGAGGGCAAGCGGATCATTGAGATCGGCTGCGGCGGCGGCGAATTCCTCTCCATGATGGAGGAGGCGGGCGCGGATGTGCAGGGCATCGAGTACAGCGAGACGCTTGTACGGCAGGCAGCGGCGGAGGGGCTGCGCGTACATCAGCAATTCCTCGAGGAGGGTGCGGAGGAGATCCCCGGTGCGCCCTACGATGCGTTTTATATCCTGAGCTTCCTCGAGCACAACCCCGACCCATGCGCCTATCTGCGCAGGATCGCGCGGAATCTGACGGATGATGCCGTGGGCATTGTCGAGGTGCCGGATGTCGATATGGTGCTGCGTGAGCATCTCTATTCGGAGTTCATACAGGATCATCTGCTTTACTTCACCGAGGATACCTTGCGGCGAACGCTCGAGCACTGCGGGTTCGAGGTGCTCGCGTGCAGCTCCATCTGGCACGGCTATGTACTGTCTGCCGAGGTGCGAAAGAGGCGCGCGCCGGATGTCAGTGGATTCCTTGCGCAGCAGGATCGTGTGACGAAGAGTGTGGATGCATTTCTCTCCGAAATGGAGGGGCGCGGTCTTCGGACGGCGGTCTGGGGAGCGGGACACGCGGCGCTTGCCGATCTCTCGCTGCTCGGGATGGTGGGGCGCATCGACGTGGTGCTCGACTCGGCAGACTTCAAGCAGAACAAGCTCACGCCTGCAACGCATATTCCGATTGTTGCGCCCTCCGTGCTGCGTGAGGGGAAGATCGGCGCTGTGCTCGTCATGGCGGGGAGCTACTCCTCGGAGATTGTACGCCTGCTCGAGGAACAATATCCGCATGTCGTGCGTGCTGTCTTGGAACATGACGGCGTGCGGAGGGCATGA
- a CDS encoding glycosyltransferase family 2 protein gives MNQGQVRELLALSAEGMDYIAGMAERGALDDASVEILKQLREIAVHIETETREAEGIRRQICLYARNIQASIDDLSAQPELYERIIRMEIRPFVLEMKRLWELCTEVLPSEEKRALYRADVMERVKALHDAPPKVWRYDVSIVLLAYNKLEYTMRALESILAYTDFSKGNIELILLNNGSDDGTRAYFESIPHAKVMNLRHNILGTYAYTHILEGKYFVGFSNDVVATPHWLEHLLACMESDARIGTAVPTCNEGSISNGQGIPVPYTNTFEGMAEMQRFAAAHNQLNPALWEEHSQLMPFLHIVRCDLVRFCAADPVFTRAEFVDDDLSTLLRRSGWRQILLKDTFVHHFGSVTLGEGRRKAAGNALDEMRRVYYEKWGVDAWDARGSFVGVEAVWSWHDLRADERVLMLEPRFGDFACDFVNAYRRSGFVPHMTAAVFDAQYLPDTSYLFNETMSVNGIEDLVGKNMGQYDIISAGCYLDELPLKDVIADLEGLYALLAPGGMLLLPVRNAGSAYELDYILHKGLRDVYVLENEVRGYVSIPYRQLLNALHTHAFLHQLKTYSVIFRSDLPLTERMKPLLCSDEYLPIDVEESLSVRMFFLGIFRV, from the coding sequence TTGAATCAGGGACAGGTCAGGGAGCTCCTCGCGCTATCTGCCGAGGGGATGGACTATATTGCCGGAATGGCCGAGAGAGGGGCACTCGATGATGCCTCGGTAGAGATTTTGAAGCAGCTGCGGGAGATTGCGGTTCACATCGAGACAGAGACGAGAGAAGCAGAGGGCATACGTCGCCAAATCTGTCTCTATGCCCGGAATATACAGGCATCCATTGACGATCTCAGCGCCCAACCTGAGCTCTACGAGCGAATCATTCGCATGGAGATCCGCCCCTTCGTTCTGGAGATGAAGAGGCTGTGGGAGCTTTGCACAGAGGTTCTCCCGTCGGAGGAAAAGCGGGCATTGTACCGCGCTGATGTCATGGAGCGGGTCAAGGCGCTGCACGATGCGCCGCCGAAGGTGTGGCGATATGATGTCTCCATTGTTTTGCTGGCATACAACAAGCTCGAGTATACGATGCGTGCCTTGGAGAGCATCCTCGCATATACGGACTTTTCCAAGGGGAATATTGAGCTGATCCTGCTCAACAATGGCTCGGATGACGGGACGCGTGCCTATTTTGAGAGCATCCCGCATGCAAAGGTCATGAATCTGCGCCATAATATCCTTGGGACATATGCGTACACGCATATTCTGGAGGGGAAGTACTTCGTCGGCTTCTCCAACGATGTCGTCGCAACGCCGCACTGGTTGGAGCATTTGCTCGCGTGCATGGAGTCCGATGCCCGCATCGGTACGGCTGTTCCGACCTGCAACGAGGGGAGTATATCCAATGGGCAGGGGATTCCCGTGCCTTATACGAACACCTTCGAGGGCATGGCGGAGATGCAGCGCTTTGCCGCTGCGCACAACCAACTAAACCCTGCGCTCTGGGAGGAGCACAGCCAGCTGATGCCCTTCCTCCATATTGTGCGCTGCGATCTGGTGCGCTTTTGTGCTGCCGATCCTGTCTTCACACGGGCTGAATTCGTGGATGATGACCTCTCGACACTCCTGCGCCGCAGTGGATGGCGGCAGATCCTCCTGAAGGATACGTTCGTGCACCACTTCGGCAGCGTGACACTTGGCGAGGGACGCCGCAAGGCGGCGGGAAATGCACTCGATGAGATGCGTCGCGTCTACTATGAGAAATGGGGCGTGGATGCATGGGATGCGCGGGGCAGCTTCGTTGGTGTGGAGGCTGTGTGGTCGTGGCACGATCTTCGTGCAGATGAACGCGTGTTGATGCTCGAACCTCGCTTTGGAGATTTCGCGTGCGATTTTGTGAATGCATATCGACGCAGTGGTTTTGTTCCGCATATGACAGCAGCAGTCTTTGATGCACAATATCTGCCGGATACAAGCTACCTTTTCAACGAGACAATGAGCGTAAACGGGATTGAGGATCTTGTCGGGAAAAACATGGGGCAATACGATATCATCTCAGCGGGCTGTTATCTGGATGAGCTTCCTCTTAAGGATGTGATTGCTGATCTGGAGGGCCTCTATGCACTCCTTGCACCGGGCGGGATGCTGCTGCTGCCCGTGCGCAATGCGGGCAGTGCCTATGAATTGGATTATATCCTGCACAAAGGCCTGCGGGATGTGTATGTGCTTGAGAATGAAGTTCGGGGTTATGTCAGTATTCCCTATCGACAGCTTTTGAATGCACTTCATACGCATGCTTTTCTGCATCAGCTAAAAACTTACTCCGTGATATTCCGTAGCGATCTTCCGTTAACGGAACGGATGAAGCCGCTGCTTTGTTCCGATGAGTATTTGCCGATCGATGTGGAGGAGAGCTTGTCCGTGCGGATGTTTTTCCTGGGGATATTTAGGGTGTGA
- the rfbG gene encoding CDP-glucose 4,6-dehydratase, which translates to MMNLNFYKGKCVLLTGHTGFKGMWLSLLLLQAGAEVTGYALDVPTEGGAEALQRLGILTEMRDIRGDVRDLSALSRAFDEAKPEIVLHLAAQPIVRESYRQPVDTFAANVMGTVNLLECVRMSDTVQSALVVTTDKVYENKEWAWGYRENEPLMGYDPYSASKSCAELAVYSYRQSFFADGGVRLSTARAGNVIGGGDFAPDRIIPDCIRAAVREQVIEIRNPHSTRPYQHVLEPLSVYLTIAAQQAENPRLVGAWNVGPDDADCVTTGALADIFCRAWGAGARWQTHADGGPHEAHFLKLDCSKLKAELGWQPRWHIREAVEKTVEWAKAWEADADMRAVTEQQIDAFFA; encoded by the coding sequence ATGATGAACCTTAATTTCTACAAAGGAAAATGCGTGCTCCTCACAGGCCATACGGGCTTTAAGGGGATGTGGCTTTCGCTTCTCCTCCTCCAAGCAGGGGCAGAGGTGACGGGCTATGCGCTCGATGTGCCGACGGAGGGCGGCGCGGAGGCGTTGCAGCGTCTTGGTATTTTGACGGAAATGCGGGATATTCGCGGAGATGTGCGCGACCTCTCTGCGCTCTCACGCGCATTTGATGAGGCGAAACCCGAGATTGTGCTGCACCTCGCGGCACAGCCGATTGTGCGCGAGAGCTACCGTCAGCCCGTCGATACATTTGCGGCGAATGTGATGGGCACGGTCAACCTGCTCGAATGTGTTCGCATGTCGGACACGGTGCAGTCCGCGCTCGTGGTGACGACGGACAAGGTCTATGAAAATAAAGAGTGGGCGTGGGGATATCGCGAGAACGAGCCGCTGATGGGCTACGATCCGTATTCGGCGAGCAAGAGCTGCGCGGAGCTTGCGGTCTACAGCTATCGGCAGAGTTTCTTCGCGGACGGCGGTGTGCGCCTTTCGACGGCGCGCGCGGGCAATGTGATCGGCGGCGGAGACTTTGCGCCCGACCGCATCATCCCCGACTGTATCCGCGCTGCAGTGCGCGAGCAGGTCATCGAGATCCGCAATCCACACTCGACGCGCCCCTATCAGCATGTTTTGGAGCCCCTTTCGGTCTATCTCACGATTGCAGCGCAGCAGGCGGAGAATCCCCGTCTTGTCGGCGCGTGGAACGTTGGACCCGACGATGCGGACTGCGTGACAACGGGCGCGCTTGCCGATATTTTCTGCCGTGCATGGGGCGCGGGCGCGCGTTGGCAGACGCACGCGGACGGCGGCCCGCACGAGGCACATTTCCTGAAGCTCGACTGCTCGAAGCTCAAGGCGGAGCTCGGTTGGCAGCCGCGCTGGCATATCCGTGAGGCAGTGGAGAAGACGGTGGAATGGGCAAAGGCGTGGGAAGCGGACGCGGATATGCGTGCGGTGACAGAGCAGCAGATCGATGCGTTCTTTGCGTAG
- a CDS encoding radical SAM/SPASM domain-containing protein: protein METKRMDGKPVNGARRLLREVIPLPSPYSITVFPIYACNFKCRYCMQSLPPEERRNTCTETLMTMEIYRKFVDELAEMGGSKAFHFAGYGEPLLHPNIVEMVRYAKEKRVAETVDIVTNGVLLTKKMIHGLVDAGLDHMRISLQGLNAARYEEMCEAKIDFEKFLQTLQYLHEHKGQIRLYLKIIDAELEGHTEEEFVEMFGKFADEIAVEHLIPLAEKIDYGKEFQRDDFDVTMGGLTVKPAEVCPQPFYYMMVNPDGDILPCCMSERPIILGNIKQDKLTRIWSGRVRRMFLKNQLAKKKDMYPVCRSCTYYRYGLWPEDNIDDAAEELLVRCFAD from the coding sequence ATGGAAACGAAACGCATGGACGGCAAACCGGTCAACGGGGCAAGGAGACTGTTGCGGGAGGTGATTCCCCTCCCCTCGCCGTATTCGATCACGGTGTTCCCCATCTACGCCTGTAATTTTAAATGCCGTTACTGCATGCAGTCCCTCCCGCCGGAGGAGCGGCGCAACACCTGTACAGAGACCCTGATGACGATGGAAATCTACCGGAAATTCGTCGATGAACTGGCAGAGATGGGCGGATCCAAGGCATTCCACTTCGCGGGCTACGGAGAGCCTCTGCTACACCCTAATATCGTTGAGATGGTGCGCTATGCGAAAGAGAAACGCGTCGCAGAAACGGTTGATATTGTCACGAACGGCGTGCTGCTCACGAAGAAAATGATTCATGGGCTTGTCGATGCGGGGCTTGATCATATGCGCATCTCCCTGCAGGGACTTAATGCTGCACGCTATGAGGAGATGTGCGAGGCCAAGATCGACTTTGAGAAATTTCTCCAGACGCTTCAGTATCTCCATGAGCACAAAGGGCAGATCAGGCTTTACCTCAAGATCATTGATGCGGAGCTGGAGGGGCATACGGAGGAGGAGTTTGTGGAGATGTTCGGCAAATTCGCCGACGAAATTGCCGTAGAGCATCTCATTCCTCTCGCAGAGAAGATTGACTACGGGAAGGAATTTCAGAGAGACGATTTCGATGTAACGATGGGCGGATTGACCGTCAAACCTGCGGAGGTCTGTCCGCAGCCCTTCTACTACATGATGGTGAACCCTGACGGAGATATACTTCCTTGCTGCATGTCAGAGCGTCCGATCATTTTAGGCAATATAAAACAAGATAAATTGACAAGAATCTGGAGCGGGAGGGTGCGCCGCATGTTTTTGAAAAATCAGCTGGCGAAGAAAAAGGACATGTATCCCGTCTGCAGGAGCTGCACTTACTATCGCTATGGCCTCTGGCCCGAGGACAATATCGACGATGCGGCTGAGGAACTGCTTGTACGCTGCTTTGCCGACTGA
- a CDS encoding radical SAM/SPASM domain-containing protein has translation METKRMDGKPINGTRRLLRDTIPLSAPYSITIFPIYACNFKCRYCIQALPPEERRGTCTETLMTMEIYRKFVDELTEMGGTKAFHFAGYGEPLLHPDIIEMVRYAKEKGVAGAVDLVTNGVLLTEKMIHGLVDAGLDRLRISLQGLDAARYEEMCDAKIDFEKFLETLAYLYEHRGSMKVYLKILDVELKGHSEEEFIRMFGAYADEIAVEHLVPIATEIDYAKEFQQESFDSTMGGVAVQEAEICPQAFYFLQINPDGDLLPCCMSEKPIVAGNILRRHLRDIWEGPILQEFRRKQLQRRKHEYPVCKKCTQYRYGLWPEDCIDDAAEELLQRCFGA, from the coding sequence ATGGAAACGAAACGCATGGATGGCAAGCCGATCAACGGCACACGGAGACTGCTGCGGGATACGATCCCCCTGTCTGCTCCGTACTCGATTACGATATTTCCGATCTACGCCTGCAATTTTAAATGCCGCTACTGCATCCAGGCGCTGCCCCCGGAGGAGCGGCGCGGCACGTGCACAGAGACCCTGATGACGATGGAGATCTATCGGAAATTCGTCGATGAACTGACGGAGATGGGCGGAACGAAGGCGTTCCACTTTGCCGGATACGGCGAACCGCTGCTCCATCCAGATATCATTGAGATGGTGCGCTATGCCAAGGAGAAGGGCGTCGCAGGGGCGGTTGATCTTGTCACGAACGGTGTGCTGCTCACGGAGAAGATGATTCACGGCCTTGTCGATGCGGGGCTGGATCGGCTGCGGATTTCCCTGCAGGGTCTCGACGCTGCACGCTATGAGGAGATGTGTGATGCAAAGATAGACTTCGAGAAGTTTTTGGAGACGCTTGCATATCTCTATGAGCATCGGGGATCGATGAAGGTCTACCTGAAAATCCTAGACGTAGAGCTCAAGGGGCACAGTGAGGAAGAATTCATTCGGATGTTCGGCGCCTATGCCGATGAGATCGCAGTCGAGCATCTGGTTCCGATTGCAACGGAGATTGACTACGCGAAGGAATTCCAGCAGGAGAGCTTCGATTCAACCATGGGCGGCGTTGCCGTGCAAGAGGCGGAGATCTGCCCACAGGCATTTTACTTCCTGCAGATCAATCCCGACGGGGATCTTCTGCCCTGCTGCATGTCGGAGAAGCCGATCGTGGCAGGGAATATCCTGCGCCGGCATCTGCGTGACATCTGGGAAGGGCCGATTCTGCAGGAGTTTCGCAGGAAGCAGCTGCAAAGGAGGAAGCACGAATATCCTGTCTGCAAAAAGTGCACGCAGTACCGTTATGGCCTCTGGCCGGAGGATTGCATTGATGATGCTGCGGAAGAGCTGCTGCAGCGATGTTTCGGTGCCTAG
- a CDS encoding NAD-dependent epimerase/dehydratase family protein, with protein sequence MMERVIVTGAAGFLGWNLVDFLLAHDFLVDAIVRPNSPSNARLAEHPHLRVIPLAMEEISRLPEQIAAPCDYAVHLAWDSRRTDFAAQRASLSSTLDFVEALGVIGCRRFLGIGSQAEYGVTNEIMEEILLPQPVTPYGAAKVAALHLTRLRAQQLGIDWVWGRVFSVYGDYESETTLLSYLARTLRSGQIPQMTAGTQLWDYLHAEDAAAAMTALLLRGRAGEVYNIAHGDVRPLRSFTEELRTALAPDLQIAYGMSERPPTSMRPSVEKIQADTGWRAKVSFVEGVKR encoded by the coding sequence ATGATGGAGCGTGTGATTGTTACAGGTGCGGCTGGATTTCTGGGATGGAATCTCGTTGATTTTCTTCTTGCACATGATTTTCTTGTCGATGCCATTGTGCGTCCGAACTCTCCGAGCAATGCGCGGCTTGCGGAGCATCCGCATCTGCGCGTCATTCCCCTTGCAATGGAGGAGATCTCGCGTCTGCCTGAACAGATCGCTGCGCCGTGTGACTATGCGGTGCATCTGGCGTGGGATTCGCGACGTACGGATTTTGCAGCACAGCGCGCAAGCCTTTCCTCCACATTGGATTTTGTGGAGGCACTTGGCGTGATCGGCTGCCGTCGCTTTCTCGGCATCGGCTCACAGGCGGAGTACGGCGTGACGAACGAGATCATGGAGGAGATACTTCTGCCGCAGCCAGTCACCCCCTATGGGGCTGCGAAGGTCGCGGCACTTCATCTGACGCGTCTGCGTGCGCAGCAGCTCGGTATCGACTGGGTCTGGGGACGCGTGTTCAGCGTCTACGGAGACTATGAGTCGGAGACAACGCTCCTCTCCTATCTCGCTCGTACGTTGCGCAGTGGACAGATACCGCAGATGACAGCCGGAACGCAGCTCTGGGACTATCTCCATGCAGAGGATGCAGCGGCGGCGATGACGGCGCTCCTCCTGCGCGGCAGGGCGGGCGAGGTCTATAATATTGCGCACGGCGATGTGCGCCCTCTGCGCTCCTTCACCGAGGAACTGCGGACAGCACTCGCGCCTGACCTGCAGATCGCCTACGGCATGTCCGAGCGTCCGCCCACGTCTATGCGCCCATCTGTGGAAAAGATACAGGCTGATACAGGATGGAGGGCAAAGGTGAGTTTTGTTGAGGGGGTAAAACGTTAA
- the rfbH gene encoding lipopolysaccharide biosynthesis protein RfbH, which yields MTEQEMRGEILALVREYCEKYHTPKADFTPGDRLPYAARVYDHEEMENLVSSALEFWLTAGHYTDEFERGLGAYLGVKHCSLVNSGSSANLLAFMALTSPLLGERTIRRGDEVITVAAGFPTTVAPIIQYGAIPVFVDVTLPTYNVDVTLLEGALSARTKAVMIAHTLGNPFDLAAVKAFCDRHNLWLVEDNCDALGSQYTLNGEKRYTGTIGDIGTSSFYPPHHMTMGEGGAVYTNNALLHRIVRSLRDWGRDCICASGQDNLCGHRFDRQDGELPRGYDHKYVYSHFGYNLKATDMQAAVGVAQLKKLPSFVERRRHNFARLRAALVDMEEFFILPEATEHAHPSWFGFLLTCRKGIDRTKIVRYIEEHGIQTRMLFAGNLTKHPCFDEMRRSGEGYRIAGTLDTTDRIMNDTFWLGVYPGLTDEKIDYMAESVRRAVRD from the coding sequence ATGACTGAGCAGGAAATGCGTGGGGAGATCCTTGCGCTCGTGCGGGAATACTGCGAAAAATACCATACGCCGAAGGCGGACTTCACGCCGGGGGATCGGCTGCCCTATGCGGCGCGTGTCTACGATCACGAGGAGATGGAGAATCTCGTTTCGAGCGCGCTCGAGTTCTGGCTGACAGCGGGGCATTATACGGATGAGTTCGAGCGCGGTCTTGGCGCATATCTGGGCGTAAAGCACTGTTCGCTCGTCAACTCGGGCTCGTCGGCAAATCTGCTCGCCTTTATGGCGCTCACTTCGCCCCTCCTCGGAGAGCGAACCATTCGGCGCGGGGACGAGGTCATCACGGTGGCGGCGGGCTTCCCGACGACGGTTGCGCCGATCATCCAGTACGGAGCGATCCCCGTCTTTGTGGACGTGACGCTTCCGACATATAACGTGGATGTCACCCTCCTTGAGGGGGCGCTCTCCGCGCGGACAAAGGCGGTCATGATCGCGCATACGCTCGGCAATCCATTCGATCTTGCGGCGGTCAAGGCGTTCTGTGACAGGCACAATCTCTGGCTCGTCGAGGACAACTGCGACGCGCTCGGCTCGCAGTATACGCTGAATGGCGAGAAGCGCTATACGGGGACGATTGGCGACATCGGTACGTCGAGCTTCTATCCACCGCATCATATGACGATGGGCGAGGGGGGCGCAGTCTATACAAATAATGCCCTGCTGCACCGCATTGTGCGCTCCCTGCGGGACTGGGGGCGCGACTGCATCTGTGCATCAGGGCAGGATAATCTCTGTGGACATCGCTTTGACCGGCAGGACGGGGAACTGCCGCGCGGCTACGATCATAAGTATGTCTATTCGCATTTCGGCTACAATCTGAAGGCGACGGATATGCAGGCGGCGGTCGGCGTTGCGCAGCTGAAAAAGCTGCCGTCCTTCGTCGAGCGGCGCCGTCACAACTTCGCGCGTCTGCGTGCGGCACTTGTGGACATGGAGGAGTTCTTCATCCTGCCGGAGGCGACGGAGCACGCGCATCCGAGCTGGTTCGGCTTTCTCCTGACTTGCCGCAAAGGGATCGACCGCACGAAGATTGTGCGCTATATCGAGGAGCACGGCATTCAGACGCGCATGCTCTTCGCGGGGAATCTGACGAAGCATCCCTGCTTTGATGAGATGCGGCGTTCGGGTGAGGGCTATCGCATTGCGGGGACACTCGATACGACCGACCGCATTATGAACGACACGTTCTGGCTCGGCGTCTATCCCGGGCTGACGGATGAGAAGATCGACTATATGGCGGAAAGCGTACGGCGTGCTGTCAGAGACTGA